In a single window of the Zea mays cultivar B73 chromosome 5, Zm-B73-REFERENCE-NAM-5.0, whole genome shotgun sequence genome:
- the LOC118471910 gene encoding putative disease resistance protein RGA4, with protein sequence INRWDDAVGFEEDVEALKKMLLHREDGNWQNLMFISILGESGVGKYTLVDKIFFDLAEDDTTKKREIFVGERNNFAVKVWYMMPPGSSTEHLLRIIYVRVEKQLLKWRAKGDAAIATEDIPDRIRDLLANKRYILVISGVSSKAMLNRLRACLPDDACNGSRVVLVLDIESEVVAQRANTMNAGGISGIHLLRRLDQERSGRLFCARAFAKQVRLSPDYPDEEKKLTKMYSRAVHAITGGHPLAIVLLAGLLRFKERPGQWEAVLQVQQLMPLEEEEEVVEEQRPDGDDNDFIPSSVRRLSSYISDGGFTTFANKFSKLRSFLCWASDDYSATAGGSINTDKNLDDLKFLLRSKFLRVIEIKGLRIKELPAEICDMFHLRYLGVHSPGLKKLPPAIAKLINLQTLDIRGTAVKKIDPSFWNIKTLRHVLAQDLELPASSSIVQQLDGLQTLQGVRPAAEEEGRPAAEEEGDGLQTLQDVRPAAEEEGRPAAEEEGDGLQTLQGVRPAAEEGGDGLQTLQGVRPAAEKGWNQENCPLHKMTQLRTLCLHGIKGDTHGAELGAALLKMHLLRHLELYSSAPHDQFPPCIFKDRGLQNLESVKLLGRDAYYFPDDAAPNLRVLRPNLAWVDLKIVVPQPIEDEFKKLGVRGQWLKINTSYNSRKQ encoded by the exons ATCAACAGGTGGGATGATGCGGTGGGTTTTGAAGAGGATGTTGAAGCACTTAAGAAAATGCTGCTGCATCGTGAAGATGGCAATTGGCAAAACTTAATGTTCATCTCCATACTCGGGGAGAGTGGTGTGGGCAAGTACACCCTTGTAGACAAGATCTTCTTTGATCTGGCAGAAGACGACACCACAAAAAAACGAGAAATTTTCGTGGGCGAAAGAAATAACTTTGCTGTTAAAGTCTGGTACATGATGCCTCCAGGTTCCAGCACAGAACATCTCCTCCGAATTATCTACGTGAGAGTAGAAAAGCAACTACTAAAATGGCGAGCCAAAGGAGATGCGGCAATAGCAACAGAAGATATCCCTGACAGGATCCGTGACCTCCTGGCAAATAAAAGGTACATATTGGTTATCAGTGGCGTCTCCTCCAAGGCCATGCTCAACCGCCTGAGGGCGTGCTTGCCGGACGATGCCTGTAATGGCAGCCGGGTGGTCCTGGTGCTGGACATCGAGAGCGAAGTGGTGGCACAGCGGGCCAACACCATGAACGCCGGTGGCATCAGCGGGATCCATCTGCTGAGACGCCTGGACCAAGAAAGGAGCGGGCGGTTGTTCTGCGCCAGGGCCTTCGCCAAACAAGTGCGACTGTCGCCTGATTATCCCGACGAGGAGAAGAAACTGACGAAAATGTACAGCAGAGCTGTGCATGCGATAACAGGGGGCCACCCACTGGCCATCGTGCTTCTGGCCGGGCTCCTCCGATTCAAGGAGAGGCCGGGACAGTGGGAAGCTGTGCTGCAGGTGCAGCAGCTCATg CcgctggaggaggaggaggaggtggtggaggagCAGCGACCAGATGGTGACGATAACGACTTCATTCCATCGTCGGTGCGCCGCCTCTCGTCCTACATCTCCGACGGCGGATTCACCACTTTCGCCAACAAGTTCTCCAAGCTGCGTTCCTTCCTATGCTGGGCCAGTGACGACTACAGCGCTACTGCAGGCGGAAGCATTAATACGGATAAGAATCTTGATGATCTCAAGTTCCTGCTTAGGTCCAAGTTCCTCCGTGTCATCGAGATCAAGGGGCTGAGGATCAAGGAGCTGCCGGCTGAGATCTGCGACATGTTCCACCTGCGGTACCTTGGTGTTCACAGCCCGGGCCTCAAGAAGCTCCCACCCGCCATTGCCAAGCTGATCAACCTGCAGACACTGGACATAAGGGGCACTGCAGTCAAGAAGATCGACCCGTCCTTCTGGAACATAAAGACGCTGCGCCATGTCcttgcccaggacctcgagcttcCAGCGTCGTCGTCCATCGTCCAACAGCTGGACGGCCTGCAGACGCTGCAGGGTGTCAGGCCTGCCGCCGAAGAAGAGGGGAGGCCTGCCGCCGAAGAAGAGGGGGACGGCCTGCAGACGCTGCAAGATGTCAGGCCTGCCGCCGAAGAAGAGGGGAGGCCTGCCGCCGAAGAAGAGGGGGACGGCCTGCAGACGCTGCAGGGTGTCAGGCCTGCCGCCGAAGAAGGGGGGGACGGCCTGCAGACGCTGCAGGGTGTCAGGCCTGCCGCCGAAAAAGGGTGGAATCAAGAGAATTGTCCACTGCACAAGATGACCCAGCTCCGCACACTGTGCCTGCACGGAATCAAAGGCGACACGCACGGGGCTGAATTGGGGGCTGCTCTCCTCAAGATGCATCTCCTACGCCACTTGGAGCTGTATAGCTCTGCTCCGCATGACCAGTTTCCTCCATGCATTTTCAAGGACCGGGGCCTTCAAAATCTGGAGAGCGTAAAGCTGCTTGGCCGTGATGCATACTATTTCCCTGATGACGCTGCACCCAATCTTCGTGTGCTCCGACCCAACCTCGCTTGGGTCGATTTGAAGATTGTGGTGCCTCAACCCATCGAGGACGAGTTCAAAAAGCTGGGAGTGAGAGGTCAGTGGCTGAAGATCAATACATCGTATAATTCAAGGAAGCAGTGA
- the LOC101027116 gene encoding uncharacterized protein LOC101027116 precursor yields the protein MATTSTKLVALGLAVLVSVGFSDAARVVRLGSYASAGGGGGGGGGGSGSTGAAGYGGGSGGGGGYGIGKGGGDWWNNFVSSVAGGGGGGQGGGGGTNGGSGSGGGSGYGSGTSSTAASGPSSGNYANAEGKGAGGGMGGGADGAYGSGAGGGVGKGQGESGVALAPSSDGYYNGGAADATGGGSGAGGGHGGGAAGAPSYGTGGGLGGGKGEAGSDGSWGSGYAAGIGAGGGGGGGGGSQGGSGGGGGSGSGSGSGGIH from the coding sequence ATGGCTACCACCAGCACCAAGCTCGTGGCCCTTGGCTTGGCCGTCCTCGTGAGCGTTGGGTTCTCCGATGCAGCGAGGGTAGTTAGGCTAGGGAGCTATGCGTCTGCCGGAGGAGGCGGAGGCGGTGGAGGCGGCGGCTCCGGATCGACCGGGGCTGCTGGGTACGGCGGTGGGtctggcggtggcggtggctaCGGCATAGGCAAGGGTGGCGGGGACTGGTGGAACAATTTCGTCTCCAGCGTAGCGGGCGGCGGTGGTGGGGGACAGGGCGGAGGAGGTGGCACCAACGGTGGATCCGGGTCCGGCGGTGGGTCGGGCTATGGTTCTGGCACCAGTTCCACCGCAGCCTCTGGCCCCAGCAGTGGCAACTACGCCAACGCTGAGGGCAAGGGCGCCGGTGGGGGCATGGGCGGTGGTGCCGACGGCGCCTACGGTTCTGGTGCCGGTGGAGGCGTTGGCAAGGGCCAGGGCGAGAGTGGCGTCGCATTGGCACCGTCGTCCGATGGCTACTACAATGGCGGCGCCGCTGATGCTACCGGTGGTGGTTCCGGCGCTGGcggtggacatggcggtggcgcaGCCGGAGCTCCAAGCTACGGGACTGGAGGTGGCCTTGGCGGAGGCAAGGGCGAGGCCGGCAGCGACGGGTCCTGGGGTTCAGGTTACGCGGCGGGAATCGgtgccggcggtggcggcggcggtggcggcggatcgCAAGGCGGCTCTGGTGGTGGCGGTGGCTCTGGGTCCGGATCcggcagcggtggaatccactga